A window of the Cystobacter fuscus genome harbors these coding sequences:
- a CDS encoding NAD-dependent epimerase/dehydratase family protein: MELKEKIVLVTGASGFVGTYVARGLREQGVRVRALVRRPEARAELERFGVEAVLGDLTDARSVEAAVRGTQAIVHCAVQAAVDVSEARRVNVEGTRTLAQAALATGCERFVHISTIAVYPLRDREGIVDESLPLADDKDAYSITKIEAEREVEAVAARGLRTVILRPPAILGAHPSSFWGTRLPKDIAAGQFAQVDEGRRPLSYVHVLSLVDAVIRALRVDEAVGQTFNITDGHTPWHRYTDFFKTRPLPSVPSTQLPAFMSFQGTFSTEKAQRVLGWTPRDTFDPVMAEVVRALPKP; the protein is encoded by the coding sequence ATGGAGCTGAAGGAGAAGATCGTCCTCGTGACGGGGGCCAGCGGGTTCGTGGGGACGTACGTCGCCCGGGGCTTGCGCGAGCAGGGCGTCCGGGTTCGCGCGCTGGTGCGCCGCCCCGAGGCCCGGGCGGAGCTGGAGCGGTTCGGCGTGGAGGCGGTGCTGGGAGATCTGACGGACGCGCGCTCCGTGGAGGCCGCCGTGCGAGGCACCCAGGCCATCGTGCACTGCGCGGTGCAGGCCGCGGTGGATGTCTCCGAGGCCCGGCGGGTGAACGTGGAGGGCACGCGCACGCTGGCCCAGGCCGCGCTCGCCACCGGCTGCGAGCGCTTCGTGCACATCTCCACCATCGCCGTCTACCCGCTGCGCGACCGGGAGGGCATCGTGGACGAGTCCCTTCCCCTGGCGGATGACAAGGATGCCTACTCCATCACCAAGATCGAGGCGGAGCGCGAGGTGGAGGCCGTGGCGGCCCGGGGCCTGCGCACGGTCATCCTCCGTCCTCCGGCCATCCTCGGCGCTCACCCCAGCTCCTTCTGGGGAACCCGGTTGCCCAAGGACATCGCGGCCGGACAGTTCGCGCAGGTGGACGAGGGCCGGCGCCCCCTGAGCTATGTCCACGTCCTCAGCCTGGTGGATGCCGTGATCCGCGCCTTGCGCGTCGACGAGGCCGTGGGCCAGACGTTCAACATCACCGACGGGCACACGCCCTGGCATCGGTACACGGACTTCTTCAAGACCCGCCCGCTGCCCTCGGTCCCGTCGACGCAGCTCCCCGCGTTCATGAGCTTCCAGGGGACGTTCTCGACCGAGAAGGCCCAGCGCGTGCTGGGCTGGACGCCCCGGGACACCTTCGACCCGGTCATGGCCGAGGTGGTGCGCGCCCTGCCGAAGCCGTAG
- a CDS encoding apolipoprotein N-acyltransferase yields the protein MSGEEGSRRSPVFLPWLALVGGAGMSMLLNSRGSLLPGWLMGALLLFFVRQQRPWVGFVGILSVNTLATGLANLEVFPGSVAGNFGMALGGALFLALTFLADRLIVGPRASFAGTFFLPAAMTGLELFSSVGNPFGTWGSLAYSQAGAPVLVQFVSVTGLWGLTFLLAWFASVVNWAFEHRDEGRRVLPGVAVFAGVLGAILVFGALRLAGAGSVGERVPVAGITVAGEVATGREAGLSRLIQGGAFGDEDWRAFAEASGAVNEELLRLSEREAERGAKLILWSEGNAVVLAGQLPALLSRGSALARERGVWLGMAVASFEPSAERMLRNELILVGPEGNVAWRYVKARPVPGWEAAHSIPGSPEVPVLRDSGVGNLGGAICFDGDFPADFAGPTARGLELLLLPASDWRGISAPHMRQAVFRAVEQGFSLLRQANQGLSVAVDGYGRVYGEMDHFTAEERVLRAELPVGRVPTLYARIGDAVGVLSGLAALGWVAWAVVGGLARRWRARERLHAQPDV from the coding sequence ATGAGCGGTGAAGAAGGCTCGCGGCGCTCGCCGGTGTTCCTGCCATGGCTCGCCCTGGTGGGCGGGGCTGGCATGTCGATGCTCTTGAATTCGCGTGGGTCGCTGCTCCCCGGCTGGTTGATGGGCGCCTTGTTGCTCTTCTTCGTCCGCCAGCAGCGGCCGTGGGTGGGCTTCGTCGGCATCCTGAGCGTGAACACCCTCGCCACGGGGCTGGCGAACCTGGAGGTGTTCCCGGGGTCCGTCGCGGGCAACTTCGGAATGGCCCTTGGCGGCGCGCTCTTCCTGGCGCTGACGTTCCTGGCGGATCGGCTCATCGTGGGGCCACGGGCGTCCTTCGCGGGGACGTTCTTCCTGCCGGCGGCGATGACGGGGTTGGAGCTCTTCAGCAGCGTGGGCAACCCGTTCGGCACCTGGGGGTCGCTGGCCTATAGCCAGGCGGGGGCGCCCGTGCTGGTGCAGTTCGTGTCGGTGACGGGACTGTGGGGCCTGACGTTCCTCCTGGCGTGGTTCGCCTCCGTGGTCAACTGGGCCTTCGAGCACCGGGACGAGGGGCGCCGCGTGCTGCCCGGGGTCGCGGTGTTCGCGGGCGTGCTCGGGGCCATCCTCGTTTTCGGCGCGCTGCGGCTCGCGGGGGCGGGGAGCGTGGGCGAGCGCGTGCCGGTCGCGGGCATCACGGTGGCGGGGGAGGTGGCCACGGGACGCGAGGCGGGGCTGTCCCGGCTCATCCAGGGCGGAGCCTTCGGTGACGAGGACTGGCGTGCCTTCGCCGAGGCCTCGGGGGCGGTGAACGAGGAGTTGCTGCGCCTGTCGGAGCGCGAGGCCGAGCGAGGGGCGAAGCTCATCCTCTGGTCCGAGGGCAACGCGGTGGTGCTGGCCGGGCAACTGCCAGCCCTGCTCTCACGAGGGAGCGCCCTGGCGCGTGAGCGCGGCGTGTGGCTCGGCATGGCGGTGGCGAGCTTCGAGCCCTCGGCGGAGCGCATGTTGCGCAACGAGCTCATCCTGGTGGGGCCGGAGGGGAACGTGGCCTGGCGCTACGTGAAGGCCCGGCCGGTGCCGGGCTGGGAAGCGGCTCACTCCATCCCTGGCAGCCCGGAGGTGCCGGTGCTGAGGGACTCGGGCGTGGGCAACCTGGGCGGTGCCATCTGCTTCGATGGGGACTTCCCGGCGGATTTCGCCGGCCCCACGGCGCGGGGCCTCGAGCTGCTCCTGCTGCCCGCGAGCGACTGGCGGGGCATCAGCGCGCCGCACATGCGGCAGGCGGTGTTCCGCGCGGTGGAGCAGGGGTTCAGCCTGTTGCGGCAGGCCAACCAGGGCCTGTCGGTGGCGGTGGATGGCTACGGGCGTGTGTACGGCGAGATGGATCACTTCACGGCGGAGGAGCGCGTGTTGCGCGCGGAGCTGCCGGTGGGGAGGGTGCCCACGCTCTATGCTCGCATCGGTGATGCCGTGGGGGTGCTCTCCGGTCTGGCCGCGCTGGGGTGGGTGGCCTGGGCCGTCGTGGGGGGGCTGGCCCGGCGGTGGCGTGCGCGTGAGCGACTTCACGCGCAGCCAGACGTTTGA
- a CDS encoding PadR family transcriptional regulator: MARENTCQFAILGMLCREPMSGYGLRQAIERTVGHFWQESYGNLYPTLERMEAEALVVLDREEHSPGGRVRKVYRVTAEGRKVLAEWLRRPVVPHVERNELLLKLFFGARVGPEDSLAHVERSRAEAEGLLAALRLIDEDFRRSREGHPEEPYSHLSIRAGLLGLEAHLRWCDEAQEALQRLAHTKGSKKAEGGVG, from the coding sequence TTGGCGCGAGAGAACACCTGTCAGTTCGCCATCCTGGGGATGCTGTGCCGGGAGCCCATGAGCGGTTACGGCCTGCGTCAGGCCATCGAGCGGACGGTGGGGCACTTCTGGCAGGAGAGCTACGGCAACCTCTACCCGACGCTGGAGCGGATGGAGGCGGAGGCGCTGGTCGTGCTCGACCGGGAGGAGCACTCGCCAGGGGGGAGGGTGCGCAAGGTGTACCGGGTGACGGCGGAAGGGCGGAAGGTGCTCGCGGAGTGGCTGCGGCGGCCGGTGGTGCCCCACGTGGAGCGCAACGAGCTGTTGCTCAAGCTCTTCTTCGGCGCCCGGGTGGGACCGGAGGACTCGCTGGCGCACGTGGAGCGCAGCCGCGCCGAGGCCGAGGGACTGCTGGCCGCGCTGCGGCTCATCGACGAGGACTTCCGCCGCTCGCGCGAGGGCCACCCGGAGGAGCCCTACTCGCACCTGTCCATTCGGGCGGGGTTGCTCGGGCTGGAGGCACACCTGCGCTGGTGTGACGAGGCCCAGGAGGCGCTCCAACGTCTGGCTCACACGAAGGGTTCGAAGAAGGCAGAAGGAGGAGTGGGATGA
- a CDS encoding pectate lyase has protein sequence MMNRRTFMLLGVAPLAMVACRGDDDKPTPTEPTPTDDRASRARDAMKRAAVYMDERVSYRGGYVWAYLADLSKSWGEMEAKRTMCWIQPPGTPTAAHSFLDAYHATGDEAFYRAAERSGLALIEAQHPAGGWNYIYDFAGEESLKHWYETVGINGWRLEEFQHYYGNATFDDAGTAVASQVLLRLYLEKRDPRFLEPLNKAISFVLDAQYKGGVADGGWPQRYPPSPNAISSMPRPNPEQLPSGASQGMADGDYTRHVTFNDDVAGENIKFLLMCVIGLGETRLIEPVTRAMEALRRLQQPAPQAGWGLQHLSADQDGRLAGAPAGARSYEPRALATHTTQTNIQQLFHYFRLTGDRKYLARVPEAIAWLESTRLTEQMIAENPLLTGRTHPTFIELGTNRPLFVHRYGSNIWNGAYYVDYDHRATPSHYSAGRSINLANLRATYDQLSSMSDVAIAEMVAKSPLKTTQPRALPKYFSLREVDFPDLYADAVMTTPTVTDETVDTLIQDLGTKDHWLTPVVRSDPAVAASFVTNPYRGNGPSAPYLGDAYRSKHVGDIYDTSPYDSQDPPATYEKKPRLNGISTADFVSNLGKLIAYVAPLK, from the coding sequence ATGATGAATCGCAGGACATTCATGCTGTTGGGGGTTGCCCCGCTGGCCATGGTGGCGTGCCGCGGCGACGACGACAAACCGACACCCACGGAGCCAACACCCACCGACGACCGGGCGAGCCGCGCTCGCGATGCCATGAAGCGCGCCGCCGTGTACATGGACGAGCGGGTGTCCTACCGAGGTGGCTACGTCTGGGCCTATCTCGCGGACCTGTCCAAGAGCTGGGGTGAGATGGAAGCCAAGCGCACCATGTGCTGGATCCAGCCTCCCGGCACGCCGACCGCGGCTCATTCCTTCCTCGACGCCTATCACGCCACCGGGGACGAGGCGTTCTACCGGGCGGCCGAACGCAGCGGCCTGGCGCTGATCGAGGCGCAACATCCGGCCGGGGGTTGGAACTACATCTACGACTTCGCGGGCGAGGAGTCGCTGAAGCACTGGTACGAAACCGTCGGCATCAACGGCTGGCGGCTCGAGGAGTTCCAGCATTACTACGGCAATGCGACCTTCGACGACGCCGGCACCGCGGTGGCCTCGCAGGTCCTCCTGCGCTTGTACCTCGAGAAGCGCGATCCGCGCTTCCTCGAGCCGCTGAACAAGGCGATCTCGTTCGTCCTCGACGCGCAGTACAAGGGCGGAGTCGCCGACGGTGGCTGGCCGCAGCGCTATCCGCCGTCGCCCAACGCGATCTCGTCCATGCCACGGCCCAATCCGGAGCAATTGCCGTCGGGCGCGTCGCAGGGCATGGCGGACGGCGACTACACGCGTCACGTCACGTTCAACGACGATGTCGCCGGCGAGAACATCAAGTTCCTGCTGATGTGCGTGATCGGACTCGGCGAGACGCGGCTCATCGAGCCCGTCACGCGCGCGATGGAGGCGCTGCGCCGCTTGCAACAGCCGGCGCCGCAGGCCGGATGGGGGCTGCAACACCTGTCGGCCGATCAGGACGGCCGCCTCGCGGGGGCTCCGGCCGGCGCGCGCAGCTATGAGCCCAGGGCCCTGGCCACCCACACCACCCAGACGAACATCCAGCAGTTGTTCCACTACTTCCGGCTCACCGGCGACCGCAAGTACCTCGCGCGGGTGCCCGAGGCCATTGCCTGGCTCGAGAGCACGCGGCTGACGGAACAGATGATCGCCGAGAACCCGCTGCTCACGGGCCGCACGCACCCGACCTTCATCGAGCTGGGCACCAACCGGCCGCTGTTCGTGCACCGCTACGGCTCCAACATCTGGAATGGCGCCTACTATGTGGACTACGACCATCGCGCCACGCCGTCGCACTACTCGGCGGGTCGCAGCATCAACCTCGCCAACCTGCGGGCGACCTACGATCAGCTCAGCTCGATGAGCGACGTGGCGATCGCGGAGATGGTGGCGAAGTCGCCCCTGAAGACCACCCAGCCGCGGGCGCTGCCGAAGTACTTCTCGCTTCGCGAGGTGGATTTTCCCGACCTGTATGCCGACGCGGTGATGACCACGCCCACGGTGACGGACGAGACGGTCGACACGCTGATTCAGGACCTGGGCACCAAGGATCATTGGCTGACGCCCGTGGTGCGCAGCGACCCGGCGGTCGCGGCCTCCTTCGTCACCAACCCGTACCGCGGCAACGGGCCCAGTGCGCCCTACCTCGGTGACGCGTACCGCAGCAAGCACGTCGGCGACATCTACGACACCTCCCCCTACGACTCCCAGGATCCGCCGGCCACCTATGAGAAGAAGCCGCGTTTGAACGGCATCTCCACCGCGGACTTCGTCAGCAACCTGGGCAAGCTGATCGCATACGTCGCGCCGCTGAAGTGA